Proteins encoded by one window of Phytohabitans houttuyneae:
- a CDS encoding nucleotide sugar dehydrogenase, with protein MASARSAGGAPVRAHQFSRDAVIVGGCGRVGLPLGIALASRGLSVTLYDINAAAVATVNDGVMPFDEEGAAPLLTEVVNAGRLVATTDPASVGAAEHVVVVVGTPVDEHLNPDLGAVPRALERCAEHLRSGQLVILRSTVYPGVTALTEKLLAGLGTGVDVAFCPERIAEGKALTELFDLPQIVSARTPEVVGRAEKFFRNLTDQIVPLEPEEAELAKLFTNTWRYIKFATANQFWMMANDFGLDFARIRHAITFDYPRAADLPMPGFAAGPCLFKDTMQLAAFNRNNFVLGHSAMLINEGLPLYLVSRLEDSYDLSSMTVGILGMAFKGGSDDPRESLAYKLRKILSLKARETLCTDPHIKDERFVPLDEVLAKADLLVIACPHHEYAALDTQTPVVDMWGLTGQGVLV; from the coding sequence ATGGCTTCGGCACGCTCAGCGGGAGGGGCGCCTGTGCGGGCACATCAGTTTTCTCGGGACGCGGTGATCGTCGGAGGTTGCGGACGGGTGGGCCTGCCACTCGGCATCGCGCTCGCCTCACGCGGACTCTCCGTCACGCTGTACGACATCAACGCGGCCGCGGTGGCGACCGTCAACGACGGCGTGATGCCGTTCGACGAAGAGGGCGCCGCACCGCTGCTCACCGAGGTGGTCAACGCGGGCCGGCTGGTCGCCACGACCGACCCGGCCAGCGTCGGCGCCGCCGAGCACGTCGTCGTCGTGGTGGGCACGCCGGTCGACGAGCACCTCAACCCCGATCTGGGCGCGGTGCCACGGGCCCTGGAGCGGTGCGCCGAGCACCTGCGTTCCGGCCAGCTCGTGATCCTGCGCTCCACCGTGTACCCGGGCGTGACCGCGCTGACGGAAAAGCTGCTCGCCGGCCTCGGCACCGGTGTCGACGTGGCCTTCTGTCCGGAGCGGATCGCCGAGGGCAAGGCGCTCACCGAGCTGTTCGACCTTCCGCAGATCGTCTCCGCGCGGACCCCCGAGGTGGTCGGGCGCGCCGAAAAGTTCTTCCGCAACCTGACCGACCAGATCGTGCCGCTGGAGCCTGAAGAGGCGGAGTTGGCGAAGCTGTTCACGAATACGTGGCGGTACATCAAGTTTGCGACGGCTAACCAGTTCTGGATGATGGCGAACGATTTCGGGTTGGATTTCGCGCGGATCCGGCATGCGATCACGTTTGACTATCCGCGGGCGGCGGATTTGCCGATGCCGGGGTTTGCGGCGGGGCCGTGTTTGTTCAAGGACACGATGCAGTTGGCGGCGTTCAACCGCAACAACTTCGTGTTGGGTCATTCCGCGATGTTGATCAACGAGGGTCTGCCGCTGTATCTGGTGTCCCGTCTTGAGGACAGTTACGACCTGTCGTCGATGACGGTGGGGATTCTGGGGATGGCGTTCAAGGGTGGTAGTGACGACCCGCGCGAGTCGTTGGCGTACAAGCTGCGCAAGATCTTGTCGTTGAAGGCGCGCGAGACGTTGTGCACCGACCCGCACATCAAGGACGAGCGGTTCGTGCCGCTCGACGAGGTCCTCGCAAAGGCCGACCTGCTCGTCATCGCCTGTCCACATCACGAGTACGCCGCCCTGGACACGCAGACCCCCGTCGTCGACATGTGGGGCCTGACCGGGCAGGGCGTGCTGGTATGA
- a CDS encoding glycosyltransferase family 2 protein, with product MTITPRISVVIPVYNEGEAIIRCMERILREVMLPSEILLVHDMPEDTTVPYALQIAESHPQVRPVLNTYGRGPANAIRFGIDAARAPVTVVTMADGCDDPRQIDDLARLVERGVVVAAASRYMPGGQQVGGPRLKRMMSRWAGRTLYAFTRVGTRDATNSFKAYDTDFVRQVGIESRTGFEIGLELTAKAGRLGLPVAEIPTIWLDRQLGESHFDLGRFLPSYLRWYRFAYGRRLTIEQIAKRHPAEPQTEAVSAPSVPASLS from the coding sequence ATGACGATCACGCCCCGGATCTCCGTCGTCATCCCGGTCTACAACGAGGGCGAAGCGATCATCCGGTGCATGGAGCGCATCCTCCGCGAGGTCATGCTGCCCAGCGAGATCCTGCTCGTGCACGACATGCCCGAAGACACCACCGTGCCGTACGCGCTGCAGATCGCCGAGTCGCACCCGCAGGTGCGGCCGGTGCTCAACACGTACGGGCGGGGGCCCGCCAACGCGATCCGCTTCGGCATCGACGCGGCCCGCGCGCCGGTGACCGTGGTGACGATGGCCGACGGCTGCGACGACCCGCGGCAGATCGACGACCTCGCGCGGCTCGTCGAGCGCGGTGTCGTGGTGGCGGCCGCGTCGCGGTACATGCCGGGTGGCCAGCAGGTCGGTGGCCCGCGGCTGAAGCGGATGATGTCCCGCTGGGCCGGTCGCACCCTGTACGCGTTCACCCGCGTGGGCACCCGCGACGCGACAAACAGCTTCAAGGCGTACGACACCGACTTCGTGCGCCAGGTGGGCATCGAGTCGCGCACCGGCTTTGAGATCGGGCTGGAGCTGACCGCCAAGGCGGGACGCCTGGGCCTGCCGGTCGCGGAGATCCCGACCATCTGGCTCGACCGCCAGCTCGGCGAGTCCCACTTCGACCTGGGCCGGTTCCTCCCGTCGTACCTGCGGTGGTACCGGTTCGCTTACGGCCGCCGGCTCACGATCGAGCAGATCGCCAAGCGCCACCCGGCCGAGCCACAGACCGAGGCCGTTTCCGCACCGTCAGTCCCCGCGTCACTCAGCTAG
- a CDS encoding DegT/DnrJ/EryC1/StrS family aminotransferase encodes MIPMLGEEEAQAAADAVRSGWVAQGPRVAEFERQFAGLVGAGHGVAVSSCTTALHLALVLHEVGPGDEVIVPSLSFIATANAVRYVGATPVFADVELATGNLTVETIDAVRTPRTRAVIAVHQGGVPFDTEALRAAAGSWGVALVEDAACAAGSTAYGKPVGTGATVAAWSFHPRKVITTGEGGMLTVDDGDWATRLRRLREHGMNVSAADRHASAQPVLEAYLETAYNYRMTDIQAAVGLVQLGRLPGLVAQRRELAARYQELLAGIDGLVPVRDPAYGETNYQSFWVLLESFPVGRDEVLAELAAAGVSARRGIMAAHLEPAYADVTPPALPVTERLTRDSLILPLHHALTEDDQDHVVGVLRKLAGQ; translated from the coding sequence ATGATCCCAATGCTGGGTGAGGAAGAGGCGCAGGCGGCGGCGGACGCCGTCCGCTCCGGCTGGGTCGCACAGGGTCCGCGGGTCGCCGAGTTCGAACGGCAGTTCGCCGGGCTCGTCGGCGCCGGCCACGGCGTCGCGGTCAGCTCCTGCACGACCGCGCTGCACCTGGCGCTCGTCCTGCACGAGGTCGGCCCCGGCGACGAGGTGATCGTGCCCTCGCTGTCGTTCATCGCGACGGCAAACGCCGTGCGGTACGTCGGCGCGACCCCGGTCTTCGCCGACGTCGAGCTGGCCACCGGCAACCTCACCGTCGAGACCATCGACGCCGTCCGCACGCCGCGCACGCGCGCGGTCATCGCGGTGCACCAGGGCGGCGTGCCGTTCGACACCGAGGCGCTGCGGGCCGCGGCCGGCTCGTGGGGCGTCGCGCTTGTCGAAGACGCGGCCTGCGCGGCCGGCTCGACGGCGTACGGCAAGCCGGTCGGCACCGGCGCGACGGTGGCCGCCTGGTCGTTCCACCCGCGCAAGGTGATCACCACCGGCGAGGGCGGCATGCTCACCGTCGACGACGGCGACTGGGCCACCCGGCTGCGCCGCCTACGCGAGCACGGCATGAACGTCTCCGCCGCCGACCGCCACGCCAGCGCCCAGCCGGTCCTCGAGGCGTACCTGGAGACCGCGTACAACTACCGCATGACCGACATCCAGGCCGCGGTCGGCCTGGTGCAGCTCGGCCGCCTGCCCGGGCTCGTCGCGCAGCGGCGCGAGCTGGCCGCGCGGTACCAGGAGCTGCTGGCCGGCATCGACGGCCTCGTGCCGGTCCGCGACCCGGCCTACGGCGAGACCAACTACCAGTCGTTCTGGGTGCTGCTGGAGTCGTTCCCGGTCGGGCGCGACGAGGTGCTGGCGGAGCTGGCCGCGGCCGGCGTCTCGGCGCGGCGCGGCATCATGGCCGCCCACCTCGAGCCGGCGTACGCGGACGTCACGCCGCCCGCCCTCCCGGTGACCGAGCGCCTCACCCGCGACTCGCTGATCCTGCCCCTGCACCACGCGCTCACCGAGGACGACCAGGACCACGTGGTCGGTGTGCTGCGCAAGCTGGCCGGTCAATGA
- a CDS encoding Gfo/Idh/MocA family protein — MTSPHVPAAAPVEPIGVAVIGAGYWGPNLVRNFQSSSAFRLRWLCDLDVERAKRVLGGYSTVQTTASLDEVLADDKVQAVAIATPAGTHLPVSLAALRAGKHVLVEKPLAASHQEGRQLVDEADSRGLTLMCDHTYCYTPAVLRIRELLHAGELGEVHFFDSVRINLGLVQRDIDVLWDLAPHDLSILDFVLPPGVRPVAVAAHGADGIGAGRACVAYLTLQLNTGAIAHIHVNWLSPVKIRTTIVGGSKRTLVWDDLNPSQRLSLFDRGVDVATPDEIGDELRRDMLISYRSGDMVAPALTEREALRTMVEEYARAIRTGTPALTDGRAGLRVLGILEAASRSLANGGTMVQLNEEEV; from the coding sequence GTGACCTCACCCCATGTCCCGGCCGCCGCGCCGGTAGAACCCATCGGCGTCGCGGTCATCGGAGCGGGCTACTGGGGCCCCAACCTTGTCCGCAACTTCCAGTCCTCCAGCGCCTTCCGCCTCCGGTGGCTGTGCGACCTCGACGTCGAGCGCGCCAAGCGGGTCCTGGGTGGATACTCCACCGTGCAGACCACCGCCTCGCTCGACGAGGTGCTCGCCGACGACAAGGTGCAGGCGGTGGCGATCGCCACACCGGCCGGCACCCACCTGCCCGTCTCGCTGGCCGCCCTGCGCGCCGGCAAGCACGTGCTGGTGGAAAAGCCGCTCGCGGCCAGCCACCAGGAGGGCCGCCAGCTCGTCGACGAGGCGGACAGCCGCGGGCTCACGCTGATGTGCGACCACACCTACTGCTACACGCCGGCGGTGCTGCGCATCCGCGAGCTCCTGCACGCCGGCGAGCTGGGCGAGGTGCACTTCTTCGACTCCGTGCGGATCAACCTGGGGCTGGTGCAGCGCGACATCGACGTGCTGTGGGACCTGGCGCCGCACGACCTGTCGATCCTCGACTTCGTGCTGCCGCCCGGCGTGCGGCCGGTGGCGGTGGCGGCGCACGGTGCGGACGGCATCGGCGCGGGGCGGGCCTGCGTGGCGTACCTCACGTTGCAGCTCAACACCGGCGCGATCGCCCACATCCACGTCAACTGGCTGTCGCCGGTCAAGATCCGTACGACTATCGTGGGCGGGTCGAAGCGGACCCTGGTGTGGGACGACCTCAACCCGTCGCAGCGCCTGTCGCTCTTCGACCGCGGTGTCGACGTGGCCACGCCCGACGAGATCGGCGACGAGCTGCGGCGCGACATGCTCATCTCGTACCGGTCCGGCGACATGGTCGCGCCGGCCCTCACCGAGCGCGAGGCGCTCCGCACGATGGTCGAGGAGTACGCGCGGGCGATCCGCACCGGCACCCCGGCCCTGACCGACGGGCGCGCGGGCCTGCGCGTGCTCGGCATCCTCGAGGCGGCGTCCCGCAGCCTCGCCAACGGCGGCACGATGGTCCAGCTCAACGAGGAGGAAGTGTGA
- a CDS encoding AI-2E family transporter, with protein MAAEASGDKPAEERAVEPEPAPDRPAGEAAEAPDDDAPVPPPTGRFGPLGRPLGRNAFVTGFVGGLGVLLAYAAYIAVRNAAGVLLLIFIALFLAVGLNPAVVRLRRWGVPHGLAVGTVALGIILLFCGGLFALVPPVVNESTQVIDNLPGYVDQLNDNPTIRDLNERYDIIQRASSAVTAENITRALGGVLGGASLVFGTVFRVLTVLVLTIYFMAAFDRIKEGAYQLVPASRRQRVRLITDEILTKVGAYMVGALAVALLAGTSTYVFLIITGVAYPFALAVVVAVCDLIPQIGATLGAIVVSIVGFASSLTVGIACVVFFIIYQQVENYLIYPKVMRRSVEVSDVAAIVAALLGAALFGVIGTLVAIPAVAAIQLILREVVVPRQQER; from the coding sequence GTGGCAGCTGAGGCATCAGGCGACAAGCCCGCCGAGGAGCGGGCGGTCGAGCCTGAGCCTGCGCCCGACCGGCCCGCCGGCGAAGCGGCCGAGGCCCCGGACGATGACGCGCCCGTTCCCCCGCCCACAGGCAGGTTCGGCCCGCTCGGGCGCCCGCTGGGGAGAAACGCGTTCGTCACCGGGTTCGTCGGTGGCTTGGGCGTGCTGCTGGCCTACGCGGCGTACATCGCGGTCCGCAACGCCGCTGGCGTGCTCCTGCTGATCTTCATCGCGCTCTTCCTCGCCGTCGGGCTGAACCCGGCGGTCGTGCGGCTGCGCCGGTGGGGCGTTCCGCACGGCCTGGCGGTCGGCACCGTGGCGCTCGGCATCATCCTGCTCTTCTGCGGCGGCCTCTTCGCGCTCGTGCCGCCGGTGGTCAACGAGTCCACCCAGGTGATCGACAACCTGCCGGGCTACGTCGACCAGCTCAACGACAACCCGACGATCCGCGACCTCAACGAGCGGTACGACATCATCCAGCGCGCCTCGTCGGCGGTCACCGCGGAAAACATCACCCGCGCACTCGGCGGCGTGCTGGGTGGGGCGTCGCTCGTGTTCGGCACGGTGTTCCGGGTGCTGACAGTGCTGGTGCTGACGATCTACTTCATGGCCGCCTTCGACCGCATCAAGGAAGGCGCCTACCAGCTCGTCCCGGCCTCCCGGCGGCAGCGGGTGCGGCTGATCACCGACGAGATCCTGACCAAGGTCGGCGCGTACATGGTGGGCGCGCTCGCCGTCGCGCTCCTGGCCGGCACCAGCACGTACGTCTTCTTGATCATCACCGGTGTGGCGTACCCGTTCGCCCTGGCCGTCGTGGTCGCGGTCTGTGACCTGATCCCGCAGATCGGTGCGACGCTCGGTGCGATCGTCGTGAGCATCGTCGGCTTCGCCAGCTCGCTCACGGTCGGCATCGCCTGTGTGGTCTTCTTCATCATCTACCAGCAGGTCGAAAACTATCTGATCTACCCGAAGGTGATGCGCCGCTCGGTCGAGGTCAGCGATGTCGCCGCGATCGTGGCCGCCCTGCTCGGTGCCGCCCTTTTCGGTGTCATCGGCACTCTTGTCGCGATCCCGGCGGTCGCGGCGATCCAGCTCATCCTGCGTGAGGTTGTCGTTCCCCGCCAGCAGGAGCGCTGA
- a CDS encoding acyltransferase, with protein MTDAVVAPSADVDPRAQVGSGTRVWHLAQVREEATVGRDCIIGRGAYVGPGVRLGDNVKLQNYALVYEPAQLADGVFVGPAAVLTNDEYPRAVTPEGRLKGGDDWTAVGVVVGEGAAIGARAVCVAPVRIGRWALVAAGAVVTKDVPDFALVVGVPARRVGWVGRAGEPLVAKGDGQFVCPRTGSVYTEAGGVLTES; from the coding sequence ATGACCGACGCCGTCGTCGCGCCGAGCGCGGACGTCGACCCGCGGGCCCAGGTGGGGTCCGGCACCCGGGTGTGGCATCTGGCACAGGTGCGCGAGGAGGCGACCGTCGGTCGGGACTGCATCATCGGCCGCGGGGCGTACGTCGGGCCCGGTGTCCGCCTCGGCGACAACGTCAAGCTGCAGAACTACGCGCTTGTCTACGAGCCGGCGCAGCTGGCCGACGGCGTCTTCGTCGGCCCCGCCGCGGTGCTGACCAACGACGAGTACCCGCGCGCCGTCACGCCGGAGGGCCGGCTCAAGGGCGGCGACGACTGGACCGCGGTCGGCGTGGTGGTCGGCGAGGGTGCCGCGATCGGCGCTCGGGCGGTCTGCGTCGCGCCGGTGCGGATCGGTCGTTGGGCGCTCGTCGCCGCGGGTGCGGTGGTGACAAAGGACGTGCCCGACTTCGCGCTCGTCGTGGGCGTGCCCGCCCGCCGGGTCGGCTGGGTCGGGCGGGCGGGTGAGCCGCTGGTGGCCAAGGGCGACGGCCAGTTCGTGTGCCCGCGCACCGGCTCGGTCTACACCGAGGCCGGCGGAGTCCTCACCGAGAGCTGA
- a CDS encoding NAD-dependent epimerase/dehydratase family protein, translated as MSKVLVTGSAGFIGGYVVEELLRRGHEVVGLDNFSKYGPVTHSYDDNPGYRFVEGDARDTALVTELAADCDHFIAGAAMIGGISYFHAYAYDLLATNERIMAASCDAAIAAHRDGRLQKVTYMSSSMVFESTETWPSKEGDERRVPPPLSSYGFQKLAVEYYARAAWEQYKLPYTIVRPFNCVGVGEGRALGEAEVLSGNVKLAMSHVVPDLVQKIVKGQDPLHILGEGNQVRHYTYGGDLAAGIVTAMEHPAALNEDFNLSTAESTTVLELAEVIWAKIKGPEVPFRYVSDDPFEYDVQKRVPDVTKAREVLGFEATTSLDEMLDEVVPWVTQAVHDGRL; from the coding sequence GTGTCAAAGGTTTTGGTTACCGGTTCGGCCGGGTTCATCGGTGGTTACGTCGTCGAGGAGTTGCTCCGGCGTGGTCACGAGGTGGTCGGGTTGGACAACTTCTCGAAGTATGGGCCGGTGACGCACAGCTACGATGACAATCCGGGTTACCGGTTTGTCGAGGGTGATGCGCGGGATACGGCTTTGGTGACGGAGTTGGCCGCGGATTGTGATCATTTCATCGCTGGTGCGGCGATGATTGGTGGGATTTCGTATTTCCACGCGTATGCGTATGACTTGTTGGCGACGAATGAGCGGATCATGGCGGCGTCGTGTGACGCGGCGATCGCGGCGCATCGGGATGGCCGGTTGCAGAAGGTGACGTACATGTCGTCGTCGATGGTGTTCGAGTCGACGGAGACGTGGCCGTCGAAGGAGGGTGACGAGCGGCGGGTGCCGCCGCCGTTGTCGTCGTATGGTTTTCAGAAGTTGGCGGTGGAGTATTACGCGCGGGCGGCGTGGGAGCAGTACAAGTTGCCGTACACGATCGTGCGTCCGTTCAACTGTGTGGGTGTGGGTGAGGGCCGTGCTTTGGGTGAGGCCGAGGTGCTGTCCGGGAATGTGAAGCTGGCGATGTCGCATGTGGTGCCGGACCTGGTGCAGAAGATTGTGAAGGGTCAGGATCCGTTGCACATTCTGGGTGAGGGTAACCAGGTGCGGCATTACACCTATGGTGGTGATCTGGCGGCGGGGATCGTGACGGCGATGGAGCACCCGGCGGCGTTGAACGAGGACTTCAACCTTTCGACGGCGGAGTCGACGACGGTGTTGGAGTTGGCTGAGGTGATCTGGGCGAAGATCAAGGGTCCGGAGGTGCCGTTCCGGTATGTGTCGGACGATCCGTTCGAGTACGACGTGCAGAAGCGGGTGCCGGACGTGACCAAGGCGCGTGAGGTCCTCGGGTTCGAGGCGACCACCAGCCTGGACGAGATGCTCGACGAGGTCGTCCCGTGGGTGACCCAAGCCGTACACGACGGTCGGTTGTGA
- a CDS encoding Laminin subunit beta-1, which produces MRGYDKRQVDRYVARAEGEIASLAAEREQLYAQIQSLAAQVEQLQAEVVNVRRQSASVDKVSYRHLGPRVEQILALAEEQADAIRGSATHELAEQRAEAERALAEARARAADAVRDFEIALAARRSDEEKASAERRAAAESTVAQAQEQADAILAASRQQAEAMRAEAEAALAQARQRAQQLSEEATHFAEQSRAETEAFVQAARSQAQQELAQWRGSVEQEINQRQAEFDRDFTQRRTAAEQEFAQRRAAAEQEFAQWRASAEQQVAARNADAERYVAEVRRQVEEQAASVRREAEEHAAAIRRQTEEQAATAQGHLAATQKHLASTQKETAAAGQLLADVQQQVAQAQEALAEIKHQTVATRQEGDKFRRALNEVQEQLATERQRLTEAQRTAEQAERKVVEAKATAKKASDAAAEMAEPRELESASEKTQVVDTAAVTQVVSVDEPAAEDDEEESGAKERAETPQKVG; this is translated from the coding sequence ATGCGGGGTTACGACAAACGCCAGGTAGACCGGTATGTCGCCCGCGCCGAGGGCGAAATAGCCTCCCTCGCCGCCGAGCGGGAGCAGCTGTACGCGCAGATCCAGAGCCTCGCCGCGCAGGTCGAGCAGTTGCAGGCCGAAGTGGTCAACGTCCGGCGCCAGTCGGCGAGTGTGGACAAAGTCTCGTACCGCCACCTCGGTCCGCGCGTGGAGCAGATCCTGGCGCTCGCCGAGGAGCAGGCCGACGCGATCCGCGGCAGCGCCACCCACGAGCTCGCCGAGCAGCGGGCCGAGGCGGAGCGGGCGCTGGCCGAGGCGAGGGCGCGCGCGGCCGACGCGGTGCGTGACTTCGAGATCGCATTGGCAGCCCGCCGTTCCGATGAGGAAAAGGCGTCCGCCGAGCGCCGCGCCGCGGCCGAGTCGACGGTGGCCCAGGCCCAGGAGCAGGCCGACGCGATCCTGGCGGCCTCGCGCCAGCAGGCCGAGGCGATGCGCGCCGAGGCGGAGGCCGCGCTGGCGCAGGCCCGGCAGCGTGCGCAGCAGCTGAGCGAAGAGGCGACGCACTTCGCGGAGCAGTCCCGGGCGGAGACCGAGGCGTTCGTCCAGGCCGCCCGCAGCCAGGCCCAGCAGGAGCTGGCGCAGTGGCGCGGCAGCGTGGAGCAGGAGATCAACCAGCGCCAGGCCGAGTTCGACCGTGACTTCACCCAGCGGCGGACGGCCGCCGAGCAGGAGTTCGCACAGCGGCGGGCGGCGGCCGAGCAGGAGTTCGCGCAGTGGCGGGCGAGCGCCGAGCAGCAGGTGGCGGCGCGCAACGCCGATGCCGAGCGGTACGTGGCGGAGGTCCGGCGCCAGGTCGAGGAGCAGGCCGCCTCGGTGCGCCGGGAGGCCGAGGAGCACGCCGCGGCGATCCGGCGGCAGACCGAGGAGCAGGCCGCGACCGCGCAGGGGCACCTCGCCGCCACGCAGAAGCACCTCGCCTCGACGCAGAAGGAGACGGCCGCCGCCGGCCAGCTCCTCGCCGATGTCCAGCAGCAGGTGGCACAGGCGCAGGAGGCCTTGGCCGAGATCAAGCACCAGACCGTGGCCACCCGCCAGGAGGGCGACAAGTTCCGGCGCGCGCTCAACGAGGTGCAGGAGCAGCTCGCCACCGAGCGGCAGCGGCTCACCGAGGCGCAGCGCACGGCGGAGCAGGCCGAGCGCAAGGTGGTGGAGGCCAAGGCGACCGCCAAGAAGGCCAGCGACGCCGCCGCCGAGATGGCCGAGCCGCGCGAGCTGGAGTCCGCGTCGGAGAAGACCCAGGTGGTGGACACGGCGGCCGTCACTCAGGTGGTGAGCGTCGACGAGCCGGCCGCCGAGGACGACGAGGAAGAGTCCGGCGCGAAGGAGCGGGCGGAGACGCCGCAGAAGGTCGGTTAG
- a CDS encoding NAD-dependent epimerase/dehydratase family protein, protein MTAAVEIEGARALVTGGAGTIGSHVVDELVRGGAADVVVLDNFVRGRKDNLAWALEHGPVRMVEGDIRDAALVRELTKGNDLVFHLAAIRITQCAEEPRLANEVLVDGTFNVLEAAAAESVRKVIASSSASVYGLAEQFPTTERHHPYNNDTFYGAAKAFNEGTLRSFHSMYGLDYVALRYFNVYGPRMDIYGLYTEVLIRWMERIESGTPPLILGDGLQTMDFVHVADIARANVLAARADVTDTVYNVASGTETSLKELAAALSEVMKSDLAPEHGPARAVNGVTRRLADTSSALQEIGFKAEISLREGLQGLVEWWRASKGATA, encoded by the coding sequence GTGACGGCGGCGGTCGAGATCGAGGGCGCGCGGGCGCTGGTCACCGGCGGGGCCGGCACGATCGGCTCGCACGTGGTCGACGAGCTCGTGCGCGGCGGCGCGGCGGACGTCGTGGTGCTGGACAACTTCGTGCGCGGCCGCAAGGACAACCTTGCCTGGGCGCTGGAGCACGGCCCGGTCCGGATGGTCGAGGGTGACATCCGTGACGCGGCGCTGGTGCGCGAGCTGACCAAGGGCAACGACCTGGTCTTCCACCTCGCCGCGATCCGCATCACGCAGTGCGCCGAGGAGCCGCGCCTGGCCAACGAGGTGCTCGTCGACGGCACGTTCAACGTGCTGGAGGCGGCCGCGGCCGAGAGCGTGCGCAAGGTGATCGCCTCGTCGTCCGCCTCGGTGTACGGGCTGGCCGAGCAGTTTCCCACGACCGAGCGCCACCACCCGTACAACAACGACACCTTCTACGGCGCCGCGAAGGCGTTCAACGAGGGCACGCTGCGCAGCTTCCACAGCATGTACGGGCTGGACTACGTCGCCCTGCGCTACTTCAACGTGTACGGGCCGCGGATGGACATCTACGGCCTCTACACCGAGGTGCTGATCCGCTGGATGGAGCGGATCGAGTCGGGCACTCCCCCGCTGATCCTCGGCGACGGCCTGCAGACGATGGACTTCGTGCACGTGGCCGACATCGCCCGCGCCAACGTGCTGGCCGCCCGCGCCGACGTGACCGACACCGTCTACAACGTGGCGAGCGGCACCGAGACGAGCCTCAAGGAGCTGGCCGCGGCGCTCAGCGAGGTGATGAAGTCCGACCTCGCTCCGGAGCACGGCCCGGCCCGCGCGGTCAACGGCGTGACCCGGCGCCTGGCCGACACCTCGTCGGCGCTCCAGGAGATCGGCTTCAAGGCGGAGATCAGCCTGCGCGAGGGACTGCAGGGCCTGGTCGAGTGGTGGCGGGCGAGCAAGGGCGCCACCGCATGA
- a CDS encoding glycosyltransferase family 4 protein: MISRLAGKANQRLESFRLQREMRRRQPPALHTTPASTAPTVYYLGPDMDLPIGGIRVIYRHVDALRQMGIEAAVLHGTDGFRSTWFENQTRIEYTSQARIGPEDLLVVPEWYGPTLDRIPRDIRVVIFNQRAYDTWDFVPYDETGAGAPYAGHDNVLAILTVSRDNADLLGYAFPHLPVHLTRNAIDPALFHPGDSLPGRRISFTTTRRAREREQLLHILRSRDVLRGWEVVPIVDRTERETAEIMRGSAIHLSFSDREGFGLPPAEAMASGCYVIGYHGLAGREFFDPDYSTPVEDGDLVAFARAITDACAEYDADPEAFCKRGRTASERVLAKYSAARLADDLRAFYTAMGVSSR; this comes from the coding sequence GTGATCTCGCGCCTCGCTGGGAAAGCCAACCAACGGCTGGAGTCCTTCCGCCTGCAGCGCGAGATGCGCCGCCGCCAGCCACCCGCGCTGCACACCACACCCGCGTCGACGGCGCCCACGGTCTACTACCTGGGCCCCGACATGGACCTGCCGATCGGCGGCATCCGGGTCATCTACCGGCACGTCGACGCGCTGCGGCAGATGGGGATCGAGGCCGCGGTGCTGCACGGCACCGACGGCTTCCGCAGCACGTGGTTCGAAAACCAGACCCGCATCGAGTACACGTCGCAGGCCCGCATCGGCCCGGAGGACCTGCTCGTGGTCCCGGAGTGGTACGGGCCGACCCTCGACCGGATCCCGCGCGACATCCGCGTGGTCATCTTCAACCAGCGGGCGTACGACACGTGGGACTTCGTACCGTACGACGAGACGGGGGCGGGCGCGCCGTACGCGGGGCACGACAACGTCCTGGCGATCCTCACGGTGTCACGGGACAACGCCGACCTCCTCGGGTACGCGTTTCCGCACCTGCCGGTGCACCTGACCCGCAACGCGATCGACCCGGCCCTCTTCCACCCCGGTGACAGCCTGCCCGGGCGGCGGATCTCGTTCACCACCACGCGCCGGGCGCGCGAGCGGGAGCAGCTGCTGCACATCCTGCGTTCGCGCGACGTGCTGCGCGGGTGGGAGGTCGTGCCGATCGTCGACCGCACCGAGCGGGAGACCGCGGAGATCATGCGGGGCAGCGCGATCCACCTCAGCTTCAGCGACCGCGAGGGCTTCGGGCTGCCACCCGCGGAGGCGATGGCCAGCGGCTGCTACGTCATCGGCTACCACGGGCTGGCCGGGCGGGAGTTCTTCGACCCGGACTACAGCACGCCGGTGGAAGACGGCGACCTCGTCGCCTTCGCGCGGGCGATCACCGACGCCTGCGCCGAGTACGACGCCGACCCCGAGGCGTTCTGCAAGCGCGGCCGGACCGCGTCCGAGCGGGTGCTCGCGAAGTACTCGGCCGCACGCCTCGCCGACGACCTGCGCGCCTTCTACACCGCGATGGGCGTCAGCTCTCGGTGA